Proteins from a genomic interval of Neovison vison isolate M4711 chromosome 4, ASM_NN_V1, whole genome shotgun sequence:
- the GGCT gene encoding gamma-glutamylcyclotransferase: MANSGCEDLRGQEEESFLYFAYGSNLLTERIHLRNPSAAFCCVARLQDYKLDFGNSQGKTSETWHGGIATIFQSPGDEVWGVVWKMNKSNLSSLDKQEGVKSGTYVPIEVNVYTQEGKEITCRSYQMKNYESAPPSPQYKKVICLGAKENGLPLEYQKKLNAIEPNDYKGEVSEEIENIIKKGETKAH; this comes from the exons ATGGCGAACTCGGGCTGTGAGGACCTCCGAGGCCAGGAGGAGGAGAGTTTTCTGTACTTCGCCTACGGTAGCAATCTGCTGACGGAGCGGATCCACCTCCGAAACCCGTCGGCCGCGTTCTGCTGCGTGGCCCGCCTGCAG GATTATAAGCTTGACTTTGGCAATTCCCAAGGCAAAACAAGTGAAACTTGGCATGGAGGTATAGCCACCATTTTTCAAAGTCCTGGCGATGAAGTATGGGGAGTAGTatggaaaatgaacaaaagcaatTTGAGTTCTCTGGATAA GCAAGAAGGGGTTAAAAGTGGAACATATGTCCCAATAGAAGTTAATGTTTATactcaagaaggaaaagaaataacctGTCGAAGTTATCAGATGAAAAACTATGAGAGTGCCCCCCCATCGCCCCAGTATAAAAAG gtcATTTGCCTGGGTGCAAAAGAAAATGGTTTGCCACTGGAGTATCAGAAGAAGTTAAATGCAATAGAACCAAATGACTACAAAGGAGAAGTCtcagaagaaattgaaaacattaTCAAAAAGGGAGAAACAAAAGCTCATTAG